A genome region from Solanum pennellii chromosome 12, SPENNV200 includes the following:
- the LOC107005609 gene encoding uncharacterized protein LOC107005609 yields MEGKQLKFNQPLLSVRRISPAMISQRDEKKKFDNSFPTMTHPPHYKSELNSGLVVKPGAVPFLWEQTPGRPKDESRPQTHFTEKPPTAPKLPPGRKLRDNQDFNQTGKFQTAMLSCTSSSDENVKKIESFDSSKEVMHDKEKIESESDDETYLDALDALSRTESSFLNCSVSGLSEFDEPNAKQSQTSSANPQTKDFMMGRFLPAAKAMTSDKTSETPYYVRKKQTPVVDQRRQTKNIINRDRQPQLRYGPSFTLYHSQAHDYKEEEEESDDGCYESGNLSTNICGLLPHFCLRSSFRLLNPVPAMSARPRIPISPVSRTQTGSFSTTSFSGTENERSTSDVSEQKSVVGSITTQLHEDKNDVKGRTYSTYANDPYNNMTMLGTNAEENNPELKCLSDQNNIREVDVLTPVVEKTLYIDIVHKTDSSVKISCSLDKKPSKLRHKDVEILEQMIKQKPFLDSSLYSSETSLKPYVQRKADYNPPRSAERLNNERETKAWTSTGQARDCYQDTTTLAKSDSDGVEKNRKPIPRREKLEDSCKVHPEFLAPPPLPKSPSDSWLCRTLPSLSTKNASSRAYIGTGLNPNNQSSKPLPSDSKWETIVKMTKKQQHL; encoded by the exons ATGGAGGGCAAGCAATTGAAGTTTAATCAACCTCTTTTGTCAGTAAGACGAATCTCTCCAGCAATGATTTCCCAGAGAGATGAGAAAAAGAAATTCGACAATTCCTTTCCCACTATGACACATCCTCCTCATTACAAATCAGAACTGAACTCAGGATTAGTCGTAAAGCCAGGAGCTGTTCCTTTCCTCTGGGAACAGACCCCCGGAAGGCCAAAGGATGAGAGCAGACCACAAACTCATTTCACGGAGAAACCTCCTACCGCACCAAAGCTTCCACCTGGGCGGAAGTTAAGAGATAACCAGGATTTCAATCAAACAGGAAAATTTCAAACAGCCATGCTGAGTTGCACTTCTTCTTCAGATGAAAATGTAAAGAAGATTGAGAGTTTTGACAGCTCAAAAGAGGTGATGCACGATAAGGAAAAGATCGAATCGGAGAGTGATGATGAAACCTATTTGGATGCCCTGGATGCACTTTCAAGAACTGAATCATCCTTTCTAAATTGTAGTGTAAGTGGCTTAAGTGAATTTGATGAGCCGAATGCAAAACAGTCTCAAACTTCTTCAGCAAATCCGCAGACTAAGGATTTCATGATGGGTCGATTTCTGCCAGCAGCTAAGGCAATGACTTCAGACAAGACTTCAGAAACACCTTACTATGTCCGCAAGAAGCAAACACCTGTTGTGGATCAACGAAGACAGACgaagaatataataaataggGATAGACAGCCTCAGTTGCGCTACGGACCTAGTTTTACGCTTTATCATTCCCAAGCTCATGATtataaagaagaagaggaagaaagtGATGATGGCTGTTACGAAAGTGGAAATTTATCTACTAATATTTGTGGACTGTTGCCTCATTTTTGCTTGAGAAGTTCTTTTCGTCTTCTAAATCCTGTACCTGCAATGAGTGCTAGACCTCGAATACCCATCTCTCCTGTCAGTAGAACACAAACTGGATCCTTTTCTACTACTTCTTTTAGCGGAACAGAAAATGAG CGGTCAACATCTGATGTAAGTGAGCAAAAGTCTGTCGTTGGATCCATAACAACTCAACTACATGAGGATAAGAACGATGTTAAGGGCAGGACCTATTCAACTTATGCCAATGACCCTTACAATAATATGACAATGCTTGGCACGAATGCGGAAGAAAATAATCCTGAGCTCAAGTGCTTGTCTGATCAGAACAATATCAGGGAAGTAGATGTTTTAACTCCTGTTGTAGAGAAAACTCTGTACATAGATATTGTGCATAAAACGGATTCGTCAGTTAAGATATCATGTTCTCTAGATAAAAAACCATCCAAGTTACGACACAAGGACGTTGAGATACTTGAACAGATGATAAAACAAAAACCATTTTTAGATTCTTCACTTTATTCGTCTGAGACTTCATTAAAGCCATATGTTCAAAGGAAAGCTGACTACAATCCACCACGTTCAGCGGAAAGACTGAACAATGAAAGAGAGACGAAAGCATGGACATCTACGGGTCAAGCTCGAGATTGTTACCAAGATACAACGACCTTAGCAAAGTCTGACAGTGATGGtgtagaaaaaaatagaaagccAATTCCGAGAAGAGAAAAGTTAGAGGACTCATGCAAAGTGCACCCAGAGTTTCTTGCTCCACCACCTTTACCAAAATCTCCATCAGATTCATGGCTTTGCCGCACTTTGCCTTCTTTATCCACAAAGAATGCATCTTCACGGGCTTATATCGGGACAGGACTGAATCCTAATAACCAGTCTTCTAAGCCACTACCTAGTGATTCCAAGTGGGAAACAATTGTTAAAATGACAAAGAAGCAACAGCATCTGTGA